A region from the Vibrio rumoiensis genome encodes:
- a CDS encoding sugar ABC transporter ATP-binding protein: protein MVDFSNQIPVLEIKNVTKTFGSTAALNSINFELLPGEIHAVAGENGAGKSTLMKIIDGIHQPDSGEIYIKGEKVIVKNPLIAQQLGIGFVHQEIALCTDVSVAENIMMAKINTSTGWFIDYKALYKEAYEAINQLADIDPKKKVLDLTISNQQLVEIAKALVLDCKILILDEPTAALTDQETDILFAIMQRLKAQGISIIYISHRMAEIFEQCDRVSVFRDGYYIDTKRICDTTPQAIVQSLVGREIHNLYPPKFSGLLETTPVILNAEHLSDGHRFNDVSFNVYQGEILGIAGLIGAGRSEMVQGLCGLRQKSSGVVMFNDKAIKINGYRDAIEQGIVYLSEDRKEEGLFLELSILSNVSALKLEQVSVHGLINKDKEFEQAQKLTKQLNLKSGSLYHKVSSLSGGNQQKVALAKILSVNPKLIILDEPTRGIDVGAKTEIHQLIRDLANKGIGIIVISSELPEIIGLSDRVMVMRESYQMGTLSGDQITEQNIMQLASGAESLLSDAVHA, encoded by the coding sequence ATGGTGGATTTTTCCAATCAAATACCGGTCCTTGAGATTAAAAATGTTACCAAAACCTTTGGCTCAACCGCAGCGTTAAACTCAATCAATTTTGAACTCCTACCTGGTGAAATACATGCAGTGGCGGGGGAAAATGGTGCAGGAAAGTCTACATTGATGAAAATCATCGATGGCATTCATCAACCTGACAGTGGTGAAATATACATTAAAGGCGAAAAAGTGATCGTAAAAAACCCTTTGATTGCACAGCAATTGGGTATTGGATTCGTTCATCAAGAAATCGCTTTATGCACTGATGTTTCAGTGGCTGAAAACATCATGATGGCAAAAATTAACACTTCAACAGGCTGGTTTATTGATTATAAAGCTTTATATAAAGAAGCGTATGAAGCAATTAATCAACTCGCGGACATTGATCCTAAAAAGAAAGTATTAGATTTAACCATTTCGAATCAACAGTTGGTAGAAATTGCTAAGGCACTAGTCCTTGATTGCAAAATTCTGATCCTTGATGAACCAACAGCGGCTCTAACCGACCAAGAAACCGATATATTATTTGCCATCATGCAAAGGCTAAAAGCTCAAGGTATTAGCATTATTTATATTAGTCATCGTATGGCTGAAATCTTTGAACAGTGCGACCGAGTAAGCGTATTTCGTGATGGGTATTATATTGATACCAAAAGAATTTGCGATACCACTCCTCAAGCGATAGTGCAAAGCCTGGTAGGGCGTGAGATTCATAACCTATACCCACCTAAATTTTCTGGATTATTAGAAACGACCCCTGTGATTTTAAATGCGGAACATTTGTCTGATGGTCATCGTTTTAATGATGTGAGTTTTAACGTTTATCAAGGTGAGATTTTGGGCATTGCAGGTCTTATCGGAGCGGGACGTTCTGAAATGGTTCAGGGCTTATGCGGGCTCCGCCAAAAGAGCAGTGGCGTTGTGATGTTCAATGATAAAGCAATCAAGATTAATGGTTATCGAGATGCGATTGAACAGGGAATTGTTTACTTATCCGAAGATCGTAAGGAAGAAGGTTTATTTCTTGAACTGTCTATTTTATCTAATGTATCGGCCTTGAAACTTGAACAAGTGTCAGTACATGGATTGATTAATAAGGATAAAGAGTTTGAACAAGCACAAAAACTTACTAAGCAGCTAAATCTAAAAAGCGGCAGTCTATATCACAAGGTTTCGTCATTAAGCGGTGGTAATCAACAGAAAGTCGCTTTAGCCAAAATCTTATCGGTGAATCCTAAACTCATCATCCTAGATGAACCGACTCGAGGCATTGATGTGGGGGCTAAAACAGAAATCCACCAATTGATTCGAGATCTGGCTAATAAAGGTATTGGCATTATTGTGATTTCTTCGGAGTTGCCTGAAATCATAGGCTTAAGTGACAGAGTGATGGTAATGAGGGAGTCCTATCAGATGGGAACACTGAGCGGAGATCAGATTACTGAGCAGAATATTATGCAATTAGCCTCTGGTGCTGAAAGCTTATTATCCGACGCTGTGCACGCGTAA
- a CDS encoding substrate-binding domain-containing protein produces the protein MSKLQAMTRKIHLVTATVALFILSVASPVSAETKAPAAFKCKPGETYYMNVMVSGVEYWFPVYEMMKQAAQSMGCKTVYTGTPEYDVNKQLASFEQILAKKPAGILLHPMNPDPFIEPINRAAEMGIPVVTFAADSPNSKRVSFITSDNYQEGKFAADAVAEDMGGKGEYAVLENPGQDNHDRRVSAFIARMEEKWPDMKLVSRAASNTDAVKAYNAVMTIAQAHPNLGAVFMPEATSAMGAAQAGKELGGKIRIFNADVNAKILDMIKQGEIFGAVNPNQGMQGYMGMMLLYMAAHPSMIDPMNDHKRSGYNPMGVPFVDNGFSIVTKDNADDFYWDKYLEKRGTKGINE, from the coding sequence ATGAGCAAGTTACAAGCTATGACGAGAAAAATACACCTAGTAACGGCCACTGTAGCACTGTTTATTTTATCGGTTGCTTCGCCTGTATCGGCTGAAACCAAAGCACCGGCTGCATTTAAATGCAAACCTGGAGAAACCTATTACATGAACGTGATGGTTTCAGGGGTCGAATATTGGTTTCCTGTTTATGAAATGATGAAACAAGCTGCCCAATCTATGGGTTGTAAGACGGTTTATACCGGCACACCAGAATACGATGTAAATAAACAGTTGGCCTCTTTTGAGCAAATTTTGGCTAAAAAACCTGCTGGTATTTTACTGCATCCAATGAACCCTGACCCATTTATTGAGCCTATCAACCGAGCAGCGGAAATGGGGATCCCTGTGGTGACATTTGCTGCAGACTCTCCCAATAGTAAACGTGTTTCTTTTATTACCTCTGATAATTATCAAGAAGGTAAGTTTGCTGCGGATGCTGTTGCTGAAGATATGGGAGGAAAAGGTGAATACGCGGTACTAGAAAATCCAGGTCAGGATAACCATGACCGTCGTGTTAGTGCCTTTATCGCGCGTATGGAAGAGAAGTGGCCGGATATGAAGCTAGTTTCTCGTGCTGCGAGTAATACCGATGCGGTTAAGGCGTATAACGCGGTTATGACGATTGCACAAGCTCACCCTAATTTAGGTGCAGTGTTTATGCCAGAAGCTACTTCAGCGATGGGGGCGGCTCAAGCTGGTAAAGAACTTGGTGGGAAAATTCGTATTTTCAATGCCGATGTGAACGCCAAAATACTGGATATGATCAAGCAAGGTGAAATCTTTGGAGCGGTTAATCCAAACCAAGGCATGCAGGGTTATATGGGGATGATGTTGCTATATATGGCAGCTCACCCAAGCATGATTGATCCTATGAATGATCATAAACGCTCCGGCTATAACCCAATGGGGGTTCCCTTTGTGGATAATGGATTTTCCATTGTTACCAAAGATAATGCGGATGACTTCTATTGGGATAAATACCTAGAGAAGCGTGGTACCAAAGGAATTAACGAGTAA
- a CDS encoding ABC transporter permease yields the protein MTIENVSTHKTTAQNKKRSLGEMLVEFSQMREFTLLLIIVVMFIGMSFASPYFLTWANMKAMLLSFSTEGIVVVGMTMLLIVGGIDLSVGAVMCLAMVVAGKLFMLGMNPWLASLASIGFSGFIGWLMGLCVTRLGLHHFIVTLAFMGLARGASMIITQGTPISLFTLPAEFKFIGQGTLFGVPFSIIIFFIVIIISDFLLRNAKAFRKIFYTGSNEKAAQYSGVNTNKIKLYVTVLSSALCGLAGIIYMSKFGAATPNFGVGLELNIIAAAVIGGASLKGGEGTIFGAILGIALLSVVSSSLMLLDVSVYWQEFIKGLILLAAVAVDHHMHQKSKAKA from the coding sequence ATGACTATTGAGAATGTATCTACACATAAAACCACGGCACAGAACAAAAAACGATCACTAGGTGAAATGCTGGTTGAGTTTAGCCAGATGAGGGAATTCACCTTACTGCTTATTATAGTAGTGATGTTTATTGGGATGAGTTTTGCGTCTCCTTATTTTCTTACTTGGGCGAATATGAAAGCGATGCTTTTATCGTTTTCAACCGAAGGCATTGTTGTGGTGGGGATGACAATGCTATTGATTGTGGGAGGGATTGATCTGTCGGTTGGGGCGGTGATGTGTTTGGCCATGGTGGTTGCAGGTAAGCTGTTTATGCTTGGCATGAACCCTTGGTTGGCAAGCCTTGCCTCTATCGGTTTTAGCGGCTTTATCGGTTGGTTAATGGGGCTGTGTGTTACTCGGTTAGGATTACATCACTTTATTGTGACCCTAGCGTTTATGGGATTGGCCCGTGGGGCGAGTATGATCATCACTCAGGGCACACCTATTTCTTTATTTACTCTACCAGCTGAGTTTAAGTTTATTGGGCAAGGTACTTTGTTTGGTGTGCCATTTTCAATCATCATTTTCTTTATCGTTATTATTATCAGTGATTTCTTACTCCGTAACGCCAAGGCTTTTCGTAAGATTTTCTATACCGGTAGTAATGAAAAAGCCGCTCAATATTCCGGCGTTAATACCAATAAAATCAAGCTGTATGTAACTGTTCTCTCATCTGCTCTGTGTGGATTGGCTGGAATCATTTATATGTCTAAATTTGGCGCAGCGACGCCGAACTTCGGCGTGGGGTTAGAGTTGAACATTATTGCGGCAGCGGTGATTGGCGGCGCAAGCCTTAAAGGTGGTGAAGGCACGATTTTTGGCGCAATTCTAGGTATTGCACTGCTTAGTGTGGTCTCTAGTTCTTTGATGCTTTTAGATGTGTCGGTGTATTGGCAGGAGTTTATTAAAGGGTTGATCTTACTCGCGGCCGTTGCGGTTGACCATCATATGCATCAGAAATCGAAAGCTAAGGCTTAA
- a CDS encoding GNAT family N-acetyltransferase: MTIICQTDHLTIQHFTLDDAAFIVQLLNQPSFLRYIGDKKVRTLDDAIQYLTQGPIRSYKVHGFGLNLVIEKSTNTPIGMCGLIKREELSLPDIGYALLSNYSNKGYGFEAAKSVLEQGMKQHSLNAVQAITMLDNVPSNGLLKKLGFELINVIELYGSQNNLYQYEK, encoded by the coding sequence ATGACCATCATTTGCCAAACCGACCATCTTACCATCCAGCATTTTACTCTTGATGACGCCGCATTTATTGTTCAACTCTTAAATCAACCCTCGTTTCTTCGTTATATTGGCGATAAAAAAGTCCGTACGCTCGATGATGCGATTCAATACTTAACTCAAGGCCCGATTCGCAGCTATAAGGTTCACGGCTTTGGCTTAAATTTAGTAATAGAAAAGAGCACCAATACTCCAATTGGCATGTGTGGACTAATCAAACGAGAAGAGTTGTCTCTGCCGGATATTGGCTACGCATTATTGAGTAATTACAGTAATAAAGGGTATGGTTTTGAGGCCGCGAAATCCGTACTAGAACAAGGAATGAAGCAACACTCACTCAATGCAGTACAAGCCATCACTATGTTAGATAATGTGCCATCAAATGGGTTACTGAAAAAACTCGGCTTTGAGCTAATTAATGTGATTGAGCTGTATGGTTCGCAGAATAATTTATATCAATATGAAAAATAA